The genomic segment CCCACATCTGCTGCACCTCGGAGGATACCCTGCTGGGGTCTGGGAGACCCTGCTCCAGAAGGAGGGGTCAGTGGCCATGGGTCTCTCCCCAGCAGTGCCCTTAGGGTTCCAGGGAGGACAAGCTGGGCTAGGGACCCACGAGCTGAGACCAGTAAAATTCCCAGATGACTTGTGAAACATAAGGTTGGGGCCTGATGTTCAGTAGGCAGCCCAGCCCCATACCACAGATGCCTCAAATCCCATAGAGCACCCAAGAGAAAGATGGCACAGAGTAAACCAAGGGTCCTGGGTCCAGCCCCAGATTCTTACAGAAAGGGGCCCACCTGGGCCTGTGCTGGACACCAGAACCATTCACATGTGGCTTTTACCCAGGGAAAGGGCTTACCTCAAGTAGGGGGACAGGTTGCTCACAAGGGATTGGGTGGGAGAGCCACTTGGGGAAGGTCATGGAGGGGCTCTGCAAAGCAAAGGCATACTGCCCTGAGTGAGGCAAAGTGGGAGAGCTCTGGGACCAGattccaagtctttttttttttttttattttttttatttttagtagagacggggtctcgctcttgctcaggctggtctcgaactcctgaccttgagtgatccacccgcctcggcctcccagagtgctaggattacaggcgtgagccaccgcgcccggcccagattccAAGTCTTGGGAGTAGAGAGAAGGGCCCCTGAGCCTCAGACACTGGGAAAATACTGTTCAGGTGAACCACAGAAGCCCAAGGCACCTAAGCTCTGTTATGCAGGAGGTCTCACAAACACAAGCAGCAGAGGTGTCTCCTGGCATCTAAAAGCTCCAGCTCTGAAAGTGGCAAGTAACTCCAAAGGTCAGGGGATATGGGGACATGGTCTCACCTCTCATCATGAACTTCCAGCATTCACACTCAGTTAACTTCCATGAAAACCTCTTTCTGAGTCACACCATCCTTACCCATCACCCACCCCACAAACCCAGCTCTCCCAGGCATAGTGGGAAGCCTCCTGGGGAAAGGGCCAACCAACAGCTCTGAGTTAGTCACTTACCTTTGGTCCCTGCTGATAAACCTGCAGCTCCTCCACTGTGAAAGACAGCCACAGTGGTGATGGCTGTCGAAGAATCAGGCGTAGCTCCAGTACTCTGGCCATGTCACACAGcatctgacacacacacatacaaggacccagcaaggaccCAGCTCACTGCCCAGGAGCCTCCCAACCAGCAGTGAGCCAAAATGCTGCCTCCCCAGGCCTTTGGGAAGGAAAGAACAGTAATCCCTCCAAGGCACTTGCTTGAAAGCCAGGCCAGCCTTGCCCCTTCTTCCCTCCTGGTATACTGATCCAATCCCCAGGCCTCCTGTAAGTCCTCATCTTGATTGCCCTGGCCATACTGAGGCCCAGCTGACCTGGTGCTTGAACAGCGATACATACTCCTGGGCTCCCTCCTCACTGTGTGGATCGGGCATCAGACAATAGTCCCGCAGACAAGTTACCCACTTGGCCGGTGTGTGCATCGAGGTATGCTGACGGACGCGGATGCTCAAAAAGGCTGTGTAGTAATTCTTAAATGTGATCTCCTGTAACTAAAGTACACACAACCCGTCACGACAAATAAGACCCAGACCCAGGGCCTGAAAGGCTCAAAGGCACCATCTCCTCCTAACCTTGGAATAGACTATGGACTCTCCTACTAAACTAACAATTTCAACAAGCATCACTAGACCCAAAGACAATATTGCTTTCCTAGAGGTGCTCACAGTCTAAATGAGCAGGTCATGcaaacaaaacaccaccaccactgaTCTTGCCACATGTCCAAGATGCTACTAGAGATCAGAGCCCTAACCCTCTGAGGAGGCAAAAAATGTACAAATGAGGCCTAAAGGAGAAAGAGTTTGCCAAGTGGACCAGGAAAAGTAAGGAATGTAAAAGTAGCACATACAAAGAAGTACCAGAAGGTGAAAGAACCTGGTGTACCATGGAATAGCTAGTGATTCAGCCTAGCTACAACAGTGGTTCTCATCACTGGATACTCATCAGAATCAcccaaggaaattttttaaaatagaggtgTCCAGGCTCCACCTCAAATCTACTAAGTCAGGATTTCCAAGGTCAGGCCCATTAGTTAAGTTTCCCAGCTGACAGTAAAGAACAGCATGGGGGAGAACCACATACTACAGCACAAAGCACACAGGGCACAGAGGCAGGTGGAGCACAGACATCCAGTGGCTCTGAATGCCAGGCCATTGGAGgtaggccttttttttttctctctctctttttaatgtcCTGAAAATGCTGCGCTGTGGCAGaggtaggattttttttcttttctttttttctactttgagacagggtctcactctgttgcccaagctagagttcAGTGTCATGATAATGGCTCACAACAGCCTTGAAGTCTTGGGcacaagggattctcctgcctcagcatccggAGTAGCTGGAACAACAGGCTTGTGCTACAACACCTGgataaatttttttagtttttgtagagacgaggtctccctATGTTCTTCTGGCTGGTAGAGGTGGGTTTTGCCCTCTGTGTTAAGGTCATGCAGTATTCAGTCCCTGTGAGCTGATGTGGAAGTGCAACTAGAGATTGGAGTCATTGGAGGATCCTGATGAGGTACTTGACCTCTGGCAGGGTCTGTAggaatggggagggggcaggtttGGGGGTAAATCATTGTTTAATGATCCATAGCCATAGCCAGGGACAAACTGACCCCTCACCTCTACTTGGTTCACTGTATTTCCAGCACCACCTAGCCTACTCTCTGGCACCTCTGTGCCAGCATTGTCCTGGACGTCGGCAAGAAACGTTGAAGAAAATAGGACAGGAAGCTCTATTCTAGGAAATATGTGTTAACTCaaggagtaaataaatgaatgattaacTTATTTGCAAGGACAAGAGACACTGCAGAGGCCTTCCTTGTAAAAGATTAAATGCCTGGAAAACGACCGAGTTCTCAGGTCTACGCTTCCCGGGGCCCCAGTCGCGCCCACGGGGCTTGCTCACCTCGAAGGGCGCGACGCTGGGGAAGGTGACATCGATGACCAGCACGCCAGGCCGGCCATGGGAGGTCCGCACGTCGCCCACCTGCAGAGCTACGGTGCCTTTCACATGGCAGGGCACCGACACGCGGGACATGATACCCCCAAGCGCGACCAAGCGCAACCGCTGCTCGGGTCTCCAACCACCGGTCCTTCCTGGCGCCCCCCCCCGCAAAGCCTCATGAACTACAACTCCCGGGAGGCCTCGCGCTGGACCAGCCCAGCCAATCACCGATACTCAGGGTGGGCCAGGAGTCGGAAGTGCCTGCGGAAGTTCTCCTTCAGCCAATAACCGCGGGAGCCTTAGAGCCCACCAGGGGCCGGGCCGCGCGCAGCAAAGGGTGGGTTTTGCTGTGTCTAAACCATTCTTGGCTGCTTTCGGAGCCGCTCTTTTCCCTTGGTTTCTGCCCATGTGAAGCTGGTCTTCAGAGCATGCAAAACCATGAAGTCAAATGAGCATAGTGGCTGGCCTACATTAAccgcaaaaataaatattaattaaaaaaaaaaaaaaaaaaagcagcagcagcagcagcagcagcagcagcagggcgcGGTGgatcacgtctgtaatcctagcactctgaggggccaaggcaggaggatcatttgagcccaggagtttgaggttgcaatgagctacaatgacgccacttcACTCTACCTACTCtactacccagggcgacagagtgagactctgttttaataaataaataaataaaaagaaaagaaaagaaagaaaaaagaaaaaaagcaaaggattaTAACTGATACTTTGTTTCCAGGCTCGcatttgtaatcccagctaaccttgggaggccgaggcgggaggatcttttgtggccagaagttcaaaaccagcctgaacaacatagcaagatccctgtctttacaaaaaatataaaaattagccagaagtAGGGGCGCacgccggtagtcccagctactcgggagactgaagcaggacgaggcaggacgatcgcttgagcccaggagtttgcgcttgcagtgagctatgatctttcCGCAGCCttcatgcccaggcaacagagcggaaccctgtctctccccagcccacccaaaacaaaaacataacagGGATAGTtagtaaaagaagacaaataaccaataagcccatgaaaagatgcttagctTTAAtatttatcagggaaatacaaattaaaacttccACATAGCCACTAAGCAggctaaaattaaagactgatAAGGCTGTGGAGTGCCTAGAACCTTCATCCGTTGCTGATGAAAACTAGCACTTTGAAAAAAAGTTCATAgcctttctatttttgtttaaaaaaaacaaacaaaaaaaccagtttGCCTTTGTTAAAGAACTAAATTTATACTTACAATATGATACAGCCATtacattcctaagtatttacccaggagaaatgagAGCATACATCCAACCGAagtctttattcataataaccaaagtttgaaaataatccaaatgaacctgggcaacatagtgagacccccatctctacaaaaaaaattttttaatttttttatttaattaatttattttttttgagacagagtctcaccctgttacccggggtagagtgccatggcctagctcacagaaacctcagactcctgggcttaagcaatcctcctgcctcagcctcctgagtagctggactacaggcatgtgccatcatgcccggctaatttttctctatatatttttagctgtccatataatttctttctatttttagtagagatggggtctcgctcttgctcaggctggtcttgaacttgtgagctcaaacaatccacccacctcgtcctcccggagtgctaggattagaggtctgagccaccgcacccagccaagaattattttttaattagctggatgtggtggtgagtgcctatagtcctagctactccagaaactaggcagaaggattgcctgtggccaggagtttgaggccagcctggacaacataacaagaccctgtccatacaaaaaattaaaaaattagctgagcatggtggtgcacacgtgtagtcccagctatttgggaagctgaggcaggtggatggcttgagaccaggagtttaaggttgcagtgagctatgatcctgccagtacactctagcctcagcaacagagaccctgtctctaaaattaaataaatagataaaaataaaataaattttgatattcaGAGAGTGCTGTCTCAATCTCCTGGACTAATTAGATCACTGTACATTATCAGAATACTCTCCACATTTTATTGTAATCATCACCTAAAGTCTATCTCCCATACTAGCCTAtgtggggcaggagggctggaATTGAATCTGCCTGCTTAACAGCTATATTCCACATCTCCTAGCATTGTAATAtgcatagcaggtgctcaataaatacattccaaatgaaaaaaattattttttaattttaggaactTCCACTTGAAGCCAAGATGGATTAACTGAGAGAGCATTTACCCTCTCATTTGACCCAACTaaagaaccaaacaaaatatatcaaacaATGGTTTTCAGATATTGTACATCAGCCAACACAAGACAGTGATCcctgaaaaagagaaacaaacaaaatgagctCAGTGATTATCCTGCACTTACTGTCTAGAGAGAGTTTCCGAGTGCAACGAGGGGGAACCCAGGTGGAGTCTGGCAGACTCCCTGAGTTGAAGAAATTTGGGAAGACAAAAATGGTTAGAAGTTAGAGAGGACAGAACTACACACAGAGATGACCCTGGAGATCTCTAGGGGGTTTCCCTTGAAGCTTCAGTTGAGTAATAATCAACACAAATATGTGAGGAGACTACCCAAGGCCAGAGAAAAAAACTACACAATCACCAACTCTTACTCAGAGCCAGAAATAGCTTGTGTTCCCACAAGCCATATTAAAAACACTCCCAATTAATCGGACATTGTGTAGCATACTTAGAAGGGTATTGCCTCAATTATGAATACAAATTTGTCCTAGACTAAAATCTGCTCTGATCCCACCTCACAAAGCTTAAAATCAAGcctcaaaataatcaaaatgtttaaatgtaccccaaacaaagctcaagaatatttataggaatacaatACTATCCAAGacccaaaaaggtaaaatttacaatgtGTGCCATTCAATTCAAAATTGCCAGAGAAGCAGAAAAACGTGATAGAAGAAACAtgaggaaaaaacccaaacaatagAAACAGACCCAGGAATAATACAGATGATGCAATCTGTAGACAAGGCTATTAAAACTGGAACATGGTATtccatacattctttttttttttttttttttttttttgagatggagtctcactctgttgcacaggctagagtgccgtggtgtcaacctagctcacagcaacctcaaactcctgggctcaagtgattctctgcctcaacctctcgagtagctgggactacaggcatacgccggTACACCTGACTACATATGTTCTTGAAAGTAGAGGAAACACGGagcatgaaatacatttttaaaaacgcATAAATATCTACAGATGAAATACATAATATCTAGTATAATATctaggccgggtgtggtagctcactttgggaggcccaggtgggagtattgcttgaagtcagttctagatcagcctgggtaagagcgggatcctgtctctaccaaaaatagaaaaattagtcaggcatggtggcacacacctatagttccagctactcaggaggctaaggctggaggatccctagagccctggagtttgaggttgctgtgagctatgatgatggtgACGCTCTAGCtgcaacaacagagtgagactgtctcaaaaaaaaaaaaaaaaagaaaaagaaatatataatacttgaggccgggcgcggtggctcacgcctgtaatcctagcactctgggaggctgaggcgggtggatcgctcgaggtcaggagttcgagaccagcctgagcaagagtgagaccccgtctctactaaaaaatagaaagaaattatatggacaactaaaatatatatatacaaaaaattagccaggcatggaggcacatgcctgtagtcccagctacttgggaggctgaggcagtaggatcgcttaagcccagaagtttgaggttgctgtgagctagactgacgccacggcactcactctagcccgggcaacaaagcaagactctgtctcaaaaaaaaaaaaaaaaaaaaaaaaaaaaagaaatatataatacttgAGATTGAAAAAAACACTGAATGGGATTAACAAGAGATTAGACACAACAAATGAAACAATTAGTAAGCCTGAATacatatccaaaataaaacacagaatacAGACTGagtaaaatgaacataatattaGTGAGTTGTGGGACAATTTTAAATGGCctaaaatatatgtaactgaaGTCCATGAAGGGGAGGGgacaaaaaaattttccaaatttgaggaaaaatataaacCCACTGATCCAGAAAGCTTAACAAACCCCAAgcacaagaaatattttaaaaattacaaaggcATTTCATTGCTTAAAACCAATGATAAGCAGAGAATTCTTTAAAgcacacagagggaaaaaaagacacatttgtatacaggaaaaaaagatacagtGATGGTAGATTTCTTGTCAGGAACAATATAAGATAGAAgaaaatcctagcactctgggaggctgaggcgggaggatcctttaagctcaggagttcgagaccagcctgagcaagagcgagaccccgtctctactaaaaaatagaaagaaattatatggacaggtaaaaaaatatgtatagaaaaaattagccgggcatggtggcacatgcctgtagtcccggctactcgggaggctgaggcaggaggattgctcgagcccaggagtttgaggttgctgtgagctaggctga from the Eulemur rufifrons isolate Redbay chromosome 7, OSU_ERuf_1, whole genome shotgun sequence genome contains:
- the NICN1 gene encoding nicolin-1 isoform X2, with translation MSRVSVPCHVKGTVALQVGDVRTSHGRPGVLVIDVTFPSVAPFELQEITFKNYYTAFLSIRVRQHTSMHTPAKWVTCLRDYCLMPDPHSEEGAQEYVSLFKHQMLCDMARVLELRLILRQPSPLWLSFTVEELQVYQQGPKSPSMTFPKWLSHPIPCEQPVPLLEGLPDPSRVSSEVQQMWALTEMIRASHTSARIGRFDVDGCYDLNLLSYT
- the NICN1 gene encoding nicolin-1 isoform X1; amino-acid sequence: MSRVSVPCHVKGTVALQVGDVRTSHGRPGVLVIDVTFPSVAPFELQEITFKNYYTAFLSIRVRQHTSMHTPAKWVTCLRDYCLMPDPHSEEGAQEYVSLFKHQMLCDMARVLELRLILRQPSPLWLSFTVEELQVYQQGPKSPSMTFPKWLSHPIPCEQPVPLLEGLPDPSRVSSEVQQMWALTEMIRASHTSARIGRFDVSDRFPLLGLYCPERVRPDGLLCCRWMAVMT